The Hyla sarda isolate aHylSar1 chromosome 3, aHylSar1.hap1, whole genome shotgun sequence genome contains the following window.
gggttacttccttgagAGCGCCAACACAACAATAGCAGTAGGGAATTTTGTGACCTAACTATAACTACACTGTTACTACAGATGCCATGCACTTTACTTTGTTGTCAAATTTACAATGCTTTTGCCTTAAATACTTTTTGTTCTTAAAGGGaatcagctctatatcatgctttATCAATTTACATTTTCTTTCCAAGCTCAAGTGTCATAGGGgctgtgctgagctgcagcatgcaagtGTTcgacctccctcccccacccccacctctCCCTGCACTGCATGATTGATGGacaggtagaggtgggggaggaaaaggacatgcatgctgcagcttagACAGTCATTTATGACCCTTGAGCTTGTaggaaaatacattttataattttgAAAGCAGCCATTAGCTAAGAGACAAGTATCATTTATTTTATCTCCTTCAGGTATCTGCCCATGTCTGCAAATCTGAGTaaaatatagagctgacagattccctttgaaTTCACAAGTGATGCTGTTCTTATTTAAAACTGTACAGATTATATTAATGAAGTAAAAATACATGTTTACATATAAGCTGATTTCTTCCACTTCTGTATGACTGTGTTTGATCaagctctgtaaaaaaaaaaaaaaaaaaaaaagagcttgcCAAACCTTTTTCTTGTTTGAGTTGGAATAATAAAAAGGCATTTTCAGGCTATATAAAAtctattgttttgtttttcacaatACAATAGATTGGTGTATTTCTAGGTAGGTTGTGAAAGTCTCTAAATGTGTTAAAAAGCCCACAACTGTTTCATTACCCATGATTTTCCATTCCCCCACCAGCTTTTGTTTATTCTGTTGCAGTGATGATGCTTTGTCCTGACACTTGACTTGATTGCAGATAATCACCGACTGCAATGGTGACTTTACTGACTCAATCACTATGGTCATGTGTTGTGACATGTGTTGTCACTGCTGGGGTGTAAACAAGACAGAAGATCAGTAAACTTTTAGCATAGGATTTATGGATGGGTCCCAAAGGTGGAGAtatattattttgttatttttaacgCATATGCAGCTAATTTGACTTTGTTTACTAACCTGAAtaaccaatttaaaggggtactctggtgaaaaccttttttcttttaaatcaaatggtggcagaaagttaaacatatttgtaaattacttctattaaaaaatcttaaaccttccagtacttattagctgctgaatgctacagaggaaattccttttttttctctgtccattttagcaaccatgcatagcagtggtatgctaagggcagcatggtggctcagtggttagcactgctgccttgaagTGCTGGATaacaacaattattattataataacgtcagaagagagaactgtgctcgtgatatcatcagagagcaatccaaaaagaaaagaattacctctgtagtattcagtagctaataagtacaggaaggattaagattttttaatagaaataatttacaaatatgtttaactttctgccaccagttgatttaaaagaaaaaaggttttcaccggcgtacccctttaagcaaaagtaAAAGACTAATTGACACCAGCTTCACCAACATTAATTTAATGAAATGCATACCTAAACAAATTTCTATAGTTAATAAGAATATTCTATGAAAACATAGAGACTATGCTCGTCCTGAAATGGTAATACAtgaattatatcttttcatgttatCTCATGGTCCCTAAGTCCCTGCACTAGGCAAAGTCGTGTGTCACCTTTTCTTGGGGTGTTCCTTTAAtcttaaaaaatatacatttggggaaaaaaattactaTAATACAATGTACAGTGTATTTATGCTCATGTTTCAGTTTTACAGATCAAAAAtgtgaagattaaaggggtactctgcccctagacatcttatcccctatccaaaggataggggataagatgtcagatcgcaggggtcctgctgcttgggaccctcgggatctcggctgcaggacccacatGTTgcagcttccggaaacgctggaggcttcggctcccaacCACGATGACGTGACACCATGacatcatgactctgcccccgtatgacatcatgccccatccctcaatgcaagtctatgggagggggcgtgacatctgtcatgccccctcccataggcttgcattgagggggcggagcgtgacatcacacaggggcggagtcgtgacatcacaatgctccggcccccgtgatcgacacgctccggggactgattttaacggggtgtggcgtgcaagatcacgggggtctccagcggcgggacccccgcgatcaggcatcttatcccctatcctttggataggggatatgatgtctaagcgccggagtacccctttaattattagtaaatgcaattttttttcaattaaaacTTAATATAACTGTACTAATGTTAATGACTaatcattcctttttttttttttaagcttcatGTGGTCATATGAAAAAGTTCACCTAAGTATGATGCAAGTGATCACTGGAAAACTAGTAGAAAGTTTTGATGAGGAATTCCGAACACTTTATGCTCGCTCCACTGTCCCTGCAGTATTTGGACCAGAAGTGTCTGTAACAGGaaagcacaaaaaaattccatggGAAAATGGATCATACCAAAACTCCTTATCTTCTTTACTTTCTGCTTCAAGCCAAAGAAGCATCTTTGGAAGAAAAGAACAAACAAGCATATTAGATTCATCTTATTTGAAAGCAAGGAATAGATTTGCCAACAATGAAGAAGAAAAATATAATTCCAGAAATTTGTCTTATAGAGGATTCAATGTTCAAAACAAAATTAATCAATTCCAGCAGTTTGACCGCAATGACAACTGGAAACGACATAGTTATGCTGCAGGTGAAAAAACAGATGTGTCTCCTTATTTAATGCTTAATCGAGCTTCAAACAGCCGGATTAATAATCCACCAGTGCTCTggaatagacagatagatgctaTGAGTCTAGGGTCATCATCCAGGGGTGGGTACTCAAGTCACTATAATGGATCTACAACTCAAAGCTTTGCTCATCGTTTGTCACATAGGTTAGGACCAAATCTTTCTGAAAGAAATTCAAGTGTACGAAGATCTTTTCATGGAACAGACAATCAAGTGCGTTCGGTACAGCAGAGGATGCCTACTTTGGAGCACACTACTAAGTCGTTTCTTCGAAACTGGAGAATAGAGTCATACTtaaatgatcactgtgatgtagcTCCAGAATCAATAGAAACAGAGTTAAGCAGAGGAGATGTCAATGAGGGAGCTAATAATCCAATGGAATATTCACTGTACAGCCAGTCTAGGCTCCGGACATCAATTCTGTACAAGCCAACATTGCCAGAACAAAAGGAAGCCAGAAGCTGTACGACAAACTCTTCTCATTCAAATTCAACCATTGTTGATTCTCAAGGAAGCCAAACTCCAAAGTCTTCACCATTAAACGTTAGAGTTTCAGAGTCAAAAGAAGTCAAAAACTTTCCAAGCTATGATCCACAACACTCTTCTCATCATCACGATGTGTTGAAAAGGCACAGTCTGCAGGTTCCAAACAACTCAAAACTTGTAAACCATGGTTTAAGTTACAATACGAACCCTGGGCCATCAAGTTACCTCTATACATCACTTTCTACCAAAAAACAGCCAGACAGTATTAGGAAACAAAATGACAACATTCTAAAAAGGCGCAGCTTGCCTCTCTTTGAAAGTCGAAAGGTAAACGTGATTCATGGTAACAATGTTATTCCACCAAATTATATTTATACGTCACTAGTTAAAAGACAGCCAGAAAACTCTGTACGTGTAAACTCTTCAGATTTCCAAAGCACTGAAAAACTAAGAAATAGCACAAGAAATGAAAATGAACCTGTAAGCAGTGATACTATGCAGCCTGTTAAGGAATCACTCTCCACAGAAACTTTAGATGAAGATGAAGGTAAAGACTCCCCAggtaagaaagaaaataaaggttCTCCCAGCTTCCTTAAAAAAGGTTCAAAGAAACTGAAATCATTGCTCAATCTAGCACCAGACAAAAAGGAGAATCTATCTAAAAACAAAGCACCTGCCTTCTATAGAATGTGCAGCAGTTCTGATACATTGATCTCTGAAGATGATTCGGAACAATGTCCAAAAAAATCTGACTCAAAAAATGATTCCCCTGCTCGTAAGGAGAAGACACTATCCATGTCCCAAATAAGTCTAAATAGAAGTAAAGATAATGTTACTTTAGGATCTAGTAGATCAAACATATTTCTTTCAGAGGAAGGCAAACCTAATCGATCACCTACTATTAGTAGTGTTGAAAATAAATTTATTGAAAACACAGGTGATGCCTCAGCACCTCGATTTAATACAGAACAAATCCAATTTCAAGACACAAGAGCACAAGTACAAAGTAATCCATATGGTAGAATTGCAATGCAGAGAGACATCTCCTTAAGACATCCAAAGGATGGAATTCAGAGAGTACTGTCTCAGAGAGAGATACACCATAGTAATATTCCCCATATCATGCAGAGAGAGATGCATTTAAGACACTCACACAGAGATCTGCACCACAAAGACCTGCTACGTAGGGATATGACTATGGTACAGCCTATGCCAGAAGTTCAAAAGCCTCAGGAGGATTCCAGCATCCCTCGCCCAAATGACAGAAGGGTTTATAGTCGTTTTGAGCAGTTTTGTAAGTTAGAAAACAATACACCCTCTTCTAATACATCAAGTATCAATGCACCTGTTTTAGACTATAAAAGTAAGGGAATTGCACCCAGTTATTCAAGACAACCAAGTTTCAACTCAAATGTTTATAACTCTGTCcaacaaaatgaaaataaatttggccgttttatgcaaaaatttggAAGCTTCATTCACAAGAAACAATAAAGAATAAtgacttaaaaaaacaaaaacacatcatTGTAAATAGGGTTTTGTTTACTAGCTCATTGGTTCAATAGGATTGTTTATCTATCCATTTTGTAAAATATGCATTTTGTAATAAAACTTTACTGTCAGAACAACTgcttgtttttattatgtatacAAGTTTGTAAATAGCTATTTATCCTATCCTAAAAAGATTAAAAAGAAATGCAGACTAAAAAAGAATCCATGGTAGAATATAGtaaatatgtctaaaaaaaaatcctgtattTTATGTCCATAGCCAAATCACAATGTATTCTGTCCTTTAACATGAAGCTCTAATTGGTTTTTAACTTACTAGGTGCAAGGAAAACTGTTTTTCTTTTAGACTCCATATCTACCCCATATGTATTGAAATAATTATCATGCACAAAAGTAGCAGACCCAAGTTTATTCAGCACATCTCCCTCTAATATTTGTTTCCTGACATCTTAAGGGCTACTGGTAACCTTAGttcattaccttaaaggggttgtcctgtgACAGAAATGACCTATGTATGGTGTCAATATatttaataaagcaacttactgatATAGTGTGATATAGTGTTATTTTCCAAAGTGATCAGATGATAATTTGTTCACTTTGGTCTATTCCTGTAAGATGGGATGTCATTTTACAGAGAGCGGCAGCTCCCCTTACCCCCATGCCTCTTGTCCCTCCTCCCCTAATGTCAACATGGAACCACAGTTTTGTGAAGGAAAGGGCTGGTTTATTGTTCATTAACGTCATGGCTGCTTAGATAAGGCAGTTGTGCTCCCTGTTTTCAGTTGTCATCATGTTTATAAGCCAGGCTTATAAACCTGAAAGGAGGGTGGAAGAGAGAGGGGAGTAGGAACAGAGCTCTACTCAAGCCATAACATGACGTCACAGACTACAGGAAGAAGCCACAGCTGAAATGGGTGATCTGTTGtttacactatattagtaagttgctttattatacattttgacaccatacacaagtTGTTTCTATCACCTGAAACCCCATTTAATTCAGTTAACAGTAATCAATTACAGTTTAATTTTTTattcggctcttaaaaaaaattaaagctgagctctgataggttgctatgggcagcaaaGACAGTTTTCCCTTCAGACAGTTTTGATCATCAACTCCAGTTTATTCAAAATActaaatacatacagtatacatttaTAAAATATAGCTAAGCTCTAGCTTATGGATATAAGGATCCAACAGTCCTAACAAGTAAGTAATAAACCGCTAATATGCACCAGAAAGTTTTCTGACAAATTTGCCTAACTCTGTTTAACATAAAAAAGATGAGCAGCTTGAGTATCATAAAAATAATCCTGCCCAGCAATACTCACAGTGCTGGAGTAAATACTTTTGAGGAAGTAAATAAAAGAAATGTCTGAAACAATAACTGTctgatttgcccataacaaccgatcacagctcagctttcaaatCTTAATGGAGATCTCCGACAAAAAtttacttgtcccctatccacagtattaaTTTATTTCTTCCTTAGTGCACTACCAAACGCTGTCCCCAAACACCCGTGTATTAtggatatacatatatttattgtcTCTTAGAAGGAGGATTGTTTCAAGCGTATAATAAAAAGGATCCAAAGTTAAAATATCATAACTTATTTTAAACTTCCTTGGGAACTTTATTTTAACAACCACTTCAGACACCTCCAGcaaacagctgattttgctagcGGAAGCCATGGCCAGTCAGGTGCTTCAGGGAAATATAGACTCATAGTGAGAAATTTTtctaaatctgtgcagaggaagagtggtgcagttgcccatagcaaccaatcagattgcttccttcatttttaaagaggcctgtgaaaaattaaagaagcgatctgattggttgctatgggcaactgcaccacttttttctctgcacaggttttgataaatctcccccatagagaagaGTTCCGAACAGGAAGCATGCTTTGTGACATATATGCTCTTAGTAACTAGTTATAACCACAATCTACTTAGAATACCTTAATGGGAACCTGTCAGGTCCCCTAAGTGCTATTGGCCCTCCCCagtaccttttacatgaagagcACAGCATTCGGACACTGTGCCCCTAAGCTTCCATGGATGCcacaaaatgttaaaaacaactttAACAGCCACTGCTCACCACCGGGTAAATAGCCCTGGAGACAGAGCCACAGCACAGAGTGCTGCCTCCTCACTCCTCCCTGCCTTTTCAGCTTTATTAACACTCTTAGTGCTGGAAACTTCATGCAAAGCCCAGCACTCAATGTGTCAATTAAGCAGGAGAGGCTGGGAGGAGAGTGAAGGCAGCGTGACTACACGTGCTATGGCTTTGCTTCTGGTACTACTTAGGTGGTGAGCAGTGGCTTTAAAGTTCTTTTTAACATCGTGTGGCATCCAAGAAAGCTTATGGGCACAGTGTGGACACCTGGGTGACCTGACACGTTCTCTTCAAACTATTCTTCATTGCCAACACAtcaccacatatacacacacaatattacCAAGCCTCAGTGAACTCACACATATTAGTTATATCATCTGTAATTATTGTTGACCATGGGTCACCTGCTTCACATACTCTTCACATTACATTGAGGATTTGATCTGTTTTTATAGTTAGGAAATATTATAGTTCCAGATGTCTGCAGATTAACACAAATGTTATTAAGATGCCAATACACCTCATTCCACAAAGACTCGTGCAAAGCCTCTTGTAGAGCCATATGGTAAGGTTTACTGAAGTACCTATTTTTCCAATTCTTCACCTTGCTTGACAAGCTTATTTTAACTTCCCATTCTTTTATACATTCAtcgatgaaaaaataaaaaaaataacactccAAGAAGGAGGTGTTGTAATCTATAAAAACTTTGTATGTAAACATGATGTTCTATAATATGGTTTGGAGGCATACAAATTCCATATAGCATCCTGTGGCATATTTGCCCACAGATGTTGCAGATGAGTGTCCCTTATAGTATAACCATGGATGACTGACTGTTGTACACAAAAGGATACCCAGATCATTACAAAAGCAGTTAGGGAAATGTATCACTCCAGATCAAGTGAATATGGTATTGAACTGAATCCCAAACATGACCGGGATTTGTCACTTAAGTCAATACAGTTCTAGTCTGTAGCAGTCCAGGTTTTTCATTCATAACAACATTGCAAATGAAGGGGTCTGTGGCTGGCTGCCCAAGCAGGACACATAGTTCTTGTGACAAGAAATGTCTTCTGCTAAATGCCTGGAAATGGTCAAGgctgagacaggggtgtgtaatggaaGTGCCTCCTTGGTCAGGTTGGTGTACAAGAACTGTGGGAGCTGCTCATGTTTGTTGGTGGATTAAAAGATCATCTCTATtagtggtctgggccatctggaGCTTGTTTGGTGTGTGTGAGTGCCCACACCTAACCACTGAACACCACCTACCAGCTTGGTCAGAAAGGTCTAGATGGTAGGCAGTACGTCAAAATGACCAACCTGCCTCTCAAAATCTGTTTAGGCAAAATTTCTTTGAGTGCATCTTGGAAGCATATCTAGCAGTCAACAATCACTCACTGAGAGTTACACTCCCCAAAAGTAACTTTTAAGAGGCAGCGTAGAAAGTACTTTTACACCCTCTATTGGCAAGACCCAGTGTGTAATCAGACCACACCTATAATCATTTGAGTACAGTAGCTGCATGATACATAACTTCATGTTGAATTTTGCAGCAATCCAATATTTTTACTGGGTTCATTaagttttttaagtttttttgtgTCAATGAGTGTAATATCTTTtggtgtgtaaaaataaaaagtatctaGTGTGGTGCATTTCACAATTGCACCACAGAAAATGCTCTGCAACTGGTGTACTTGGAGCAATAATTCTGGAATATGAGGCATAGTAAATGTGGGCTAATGTGAGGGTGTGGCTGGAAGCTGATGAGACTGGTCACATTTGTATGGGCAGAGTTGCAGCAGCACTTGTTTTGAAGAAAGTGCTGCCTTATCTCTTCTCAGCACTTGTACTTAGAGACTCCTCTCCCATTTGTTGGCTTACTTGGGAGACTGCAAAAAGCCATCATCTGCAAGCTCCCTCCAACACCAATGCCCTAATCTCAAAGGTGTGGAGTCAGTTACTGGTTGCACAGAAAAGACAGGAAGTGGTTCCTTAACAAGACATGCACCAGTCGAACTAAGATTCTCCTGCCTGATTCAGCAGCTCCTGCTGCAGAGTCCACAAACTACCCTGACTCTCACATTACCCCAGTGGGTAACAAGGAAGAATATGTTGGGGATGAGTTTCCTCTGCCTAAACAACAGAGACCCCAAATAAGCCAGACCATCATAGCCCAAAGGACCTATAGCCTCTCATTCTGCATGGTGCTGTTCtaaagttaaagggatactctggtagaaaacttttttttatatcaactggtgccagaaagttaaccccttaaggacccagccattttttgcacatctgaccacagtccctttaaacattaataactctggaat
Protein-coding sequences here:
- the FAM83B gene encoding protein FAM83B, translating into MSAMVDTLSLLSSLHDEGRNESFIEPHYKEWYRVAIDALINGGISSYQEFLAKERATEFLAEDELNYITKHIQKPVDNEDNSQGESTDDNSSSGTYWPMESDVEAPNLDLGWPYVAPGQIGVTDVNLYFHPPRGHLLTIKEMIRKNIKEARKVIAIVMDMFTDIDIFKELVEASTRGVPVYLLLDDVNFSNFLTMTEKQGLQIQRLRNMRVRTVKGQEYFSKSGAKFCGKMEQKFLLVDCEKVMYGTYSFMWSYEKVHLSMMQVITGKLVESFDEEFRTLYARSTVPAVFGPEVSVTGKHKKIPWENGSYQNSLSSLLSASSQRSIFGRKEQTSILDSSYLKARNRFANNEEEKYNSRNLSYRGFNVQNKINQFQQFDRNDNWKRHSYAAGEKTDVSPYLMLNRASNSRINNPPVLWNRQIDAMSLGSSSRGGYSSHYNGSTTQSFAHRLSHRLGPNLSERNSSVRRSFHGTDNQVRSVQQRMPTLEHTTKSFLRNWRIESYLNDHCDVAPESIETELSRGDVNEGANNPMEYSLYSQSRLRTSILYKPTLPEQKEARSCTTNSSHSNSTIVDSQGSQTPKSSPLNVRVSESKEVKNFPSYDPQHSSHHHDVLKRHSLQVPNNSKLVNHGLSYNTNPGPSSYLYTSLSTKKQPDSIRKQNDNILKRRSLPLFESRKVNVIHGNNVIPPNYIYTSLVKRQPENSVRVNSSDFQSTEKLRNSTRNENEPVSSDTMQPVKESLSTETLDEDEGKDSPGKKENKGSPSFLKKGSKKLKSLLNLAPDKKENLSKNKAPAFYRMCSSSDTLISEDDSEQCPKKSDSKNDSPARKEKTLSMSQISLNRSKDNVTLGSSRSNIFLSEEGKPNRSPTISSVENKFIENTGDASAPRFNTEQIQFQDTRAQVQSNPYGRIAMQRDISLRHPKDGIQRVLSQREIHHSNIPHIMQREMHLRHSHRDLHHKDLLRRDMTMVQPMPEVQKPQEDSSIPRPNDRRVYSRFEQFCKLENNTPSSNTSSINAPVLDYKSKGIAPSYSRQPSFNSNVYNSVQQNENKFGRFMQKFGSFIHKKQ